The proteins below come from a single Gloeocapsa sp. DLM2.Bin57 genomic window:
- the dusB gene encoding tRNA dihydrouridine synthase DusB, translating into MAEAAQKAVAEGALTIDINMGCPVNKITKKGGGSSLLRQPEVARAIIETVVNAVDVPVTAKTRIGWDDTEINIVEFAQMLEDSGASMLTIHGRTRAQGYHGEARYSWIKKVKEVVEIPVIANGDIFSLEAALKCLTITGADGVMCSRGTLGYPFLVGEIEHFFRTGEVLPPPSISELLTCAQEHLQGLWEYKGYRGICQSRKHLAWYCKGFPGAAQLREQLAQINTLTEGLDLLQKAKESAII; encoded by the coding sequence ATGGCTGAAGCAGCTCAAAAAGCAGTAGCAGAGGGTGCTTTAACTATTGATATTAACATGGGTTGTCCTGTGAATAAAATTACTAAAAAAGGGGGTGGATCTTCTCTACTACGTCAACCAGAAGTAGCACGAGCAATTATTGAAACCGTAGTTAATGCGGTAGATGTTCCTGTAACGGCTAAAACCCGTATTGGTTGGGATGATACGGAGATTAATATTGTCGAATTTGCCCAAATGTTAGAAGATTCAGGAGCAAGTATGCTCACTATACATGGACGTACACGTGCTCAAGGTTATCATGGTGAAGCTAGATACTCATGGATTAAGAAGGTAAAAGAAGTGGTAGAAATTCCTGTCATCGCTAATGGGGATATTTTTTCTCTAGAAGCTGCGTTAAAATGTTTAACCATAACGGGAGCAGATGGGGTGATGTGTTCTCGGGGAACTTTGGGTTATCCTTTTTTAGTAGGGGAAATTGAGCATTTTTTCCGCACTGGTGAAGTCTTACCTCCACCTAGTATAAGCGAGTTATTAACTTGTGCTCAAGAACATTTACAGGGATTATGGGAATACAAGGGTTATCGGGGTATTTGTCAATCTCGCAAACATTTAGCTTGGTATTGTAAAGGGTTTCCTGGTGCTGCACAATTACGAGAACAACTTGCTCAAATCAATACTCTAACAGAGGGTTTAGATTTACTACAAAAAGCCAAAGAGAGTGCCATAATTTAA